A region of the Acanthopagrus latus isolate v.2019 chromosome 18, fAcaLat1.1, whole genome shotgun sequence genome:
AATGTGGCATCTCGGTGGTATACCAGGCTGTCGCTGAGGGCTGGACAACAAATACGCGTGTGCATCGGAGTGTCCTGTTACCCAAAGAGTTTATGTTTTCTTCGGTTGGGTGCTCCGGCGAAGCGTTGGCAATGATACCAAAAaccacccccaccctcaccccaCATCAGCCAGCTGATATTGACGGACAGGTCTGGATTTCATCTGTCCACGTAATGCTCATAGAGAGTTAATGAGCAACAGTGAATTGAGAAGGAGACCGGGAGGATCTCTCTTTAAGCTGTTCTTAAAGTATGTTTCAGTTGTGTgtttaacgtgtgtgtgtgtgtgtgtgtcaaggaTGAGAGGAACCAGGTGCTGATTGCCTACCTGTGGATCAGACAGACATGGAATGATGCGTACCTGAAGTGGAATAAAGAGGACTATGACGGACTGGAGGTGATCCACATCCCCAGCAGCCTGGTGTGGAGGCCAGACCTCGTCCTCTATAACAAGTACGCCCgtacgtcacacacacacacacacacgcacacacacgcacacacacgcacacacacacacacacacacacacagaaaagtcatatttgagtaaaagtacatcACATGCATGTAGCGTTTAGGTCAACAAATGATCCGCCTGTTCAGGAACACGGTGTTACTGCAGCATCATCCTAAAAGACCGATTCCAGCAAGAGGCAGGATTACACGCTTCCACAGCCTTAATGACGAAACTCAAAGATGCTTTTTTAATCTCAGTAattctgagtttattttttaattatacTTTTACAGTGATAATCTTCTTAAATAATATGACTATCTTACAGATTAACCTAccacagcacattttaaatgcagcaaaacaaagtggaagattcagataaaaagaaacagaaattacaCAACTTAATGCATAAACGATCTGCTGTTAGTTCAGTACACCAGTTTTATATACAATACCATATGTAGTaaaaatattatattgtaaGTAAAACACTCTAGTGTGTAGGATCGAGGGGGATGTATTGTCATAGATGGAATCTAATATTAATTTGTGTATAATCCCACTTCatacaataaacaacaaaacacacttgtgaCTCTATTTTGGATCATGGCTAACAAACTCCAGGTCCCATGCTAACCTCCATTATATTAGTCTGTACCAATTAACACATCTTTTCAATTTGAGCcaacttttttctcctccttcagagCCGACGATGACTTCTCCGGGCCGATGGACACCAACGTGAGACTGCGCTACAACGGAGAGATAACCTGGGATGCTCCCGCCATCACCAAGAGCTCCTGTGTGGTGGACGTCTCCTACTTCCCGTTTGACAGCCAGGAATGTAACCTGACCTTTGGATCCTGGACCTACAATGGCAACCAGGTTTGAACGTGCGCGACTCGCACTCACCTCCTGTCACGTTACGGAGGATAAAACCACCTCAGCTCACTTTATCCAACTTTTTTGGATGTTGACGATCTGTGTCAACTAGATTTATGAGGTGAATTATACAGGAGTCACTCAGATCTGGGTTGTGTGGGTTACATGAGGGGGGTAACTGAGACTGGTCAGTTTGCAAAAGAGAtcagacacatacagtatactCTTTCTGTGGTCACACGTACCTGTTTATATGCATTTGCTGAATTGGTTTATTCTGGGAAAATGTCAGTGGGTGGAGCTAGTTGTGTGCCTCCACTACACCTCCTCATCCATCAACTTTAATTCCAGGTGGACATCATTATGGGCATGGACAGTGGTGACCTTTCAGACTTTGTGGAGAACGTGGAGTGGGAGTGCCAAGGGATGCCTGCCACCAAGAATGTCATCATGTACGGCTGTTGCTCCGACCCGTACCCAGACATCACTTACACTGTGCTCCTGCAGCGCCGCTCCTCTTTCTACATCttcaacctcctcctcccatgCTTCCTTATCTCCTTCTTGGCCCCTCTGGGTTTCTACCTGCCTGCAGACTCTGGGGAGAAGGTTTCCCTCGGAGTGACCGTTCTTCTGGCTCTCACTGTCTTCCAGCTAATGGTGGCTGAGAGCATGCCCCCATCAGAGAGTGTGCCCCTTATaggtaacagtgtgtgtttaggatcGTGTCAGAGAAGTGTtgaaagtgcaatatgtaagaagtgCTGCTAACTATAGCTGCTCTTAGttagttagcccagttagccatgcagctagtgggGAAACGTCTTCatactgctagcacaggagctttggaccaggacaggcagggttagctggttagcatgctaacttaagttTATCTATCTGCAACATCATAATGTCTGCAGCatcattctgttgataattatAGATCATTTTGTAACATGTTTTCAGCTTAAATCTTACATTGACACTAAACCATTGCTCTGGTTGTGAGGGGGTTCCTCAGAtaacaaacaaatcagacaaCAAAATATTTATAACAAAGGTCAAAGAAtcttcaatctttttttttttttttacaggtaaGTACTACATTGCCACTATGACCATGGTCACAGCCTCCACATCtctcaccatcttcatcatgaACATCCACTTCTGTGGTGCAGAGGCCAAACCAGTCCCCCACTGGGCAAAAGTCCTCATCATCGACTACATGTCcaagattttcttt
Encoded here:
- the LOC119007523 gene encoding neuronal acetylcholine receptor subunit alpha-9-II, which encodes MLEMIPIICLAMLLPEVAQSAEGHYAHKLLNDLMENYSSALRPVEDTDLALNVTLQITLSQIKDMDERNQVLIAYLWIRQTWNDAYLKWNKEDYDGLEVIHIPSSLVWRPDLVLYNKADDDFSGPMDTNVRLRYNGEITWDAPAITKSSCVVDVSYFPFDSQECNLTFGSWTYNGNQVDIIMGMDSGDLSDFVENVEWECQGMPATKNVIMYGCCSDPYPDITYTVLLQRRSSFYIFNLLLPCFLISFLAPLGFYLPADSGEKVSLGVTVLLALTVFQLMVAESMPPSESVPLIGKYYIATMTMVTASTSLTIFIMNIHFCGAEAKPVPHWAKVLIIDYMSKIFFVYEVGENCTSPSSTSSSSSSHFPQEDIRHQHLGSHVHANGKPGSHSGQQDWQSHRYPRPQTPKPQHHPRVKAQHHIKRDERSHLSSYAPGKYEGSNGKIATGDCCKEDQKVPCCPEDQKLPCCPEDKKPLPPGPTVTFGPCVFCSHGSGIPAVDNKLVRNVEYIANCFREQRATCAKGAEWKKIAKVMDRFFMWIFFIMVFLMSILIIGKKP